A window of Pseudomonas denitrificans (nom. rej.) genomic DNA:
CGCCAACCAGGAACTGCAGGACGCGCACCACGGCAACCGTCAGATCGGCGACGCCCTGGGCCGCGCCGAACGCTACCTGAACCTCGCCAGCCTTGCCGCCGTGCTGCTCGCCGGCGTGGCCGTGGCGCTGTCGGCCAACCGCTTCGCCACCCGCCGCTTCGACGCCAGCGCACTGCTGCGCTGCCTGGGTCTGTCGCGCCGCGAAGCCCTTCTGCTGTATGGCAGCCAACTGTTCGCGCTGGGACTGGTTGCCAGCGTCTGCGGCGCCTTCCTCGGCTGGCTCGCGCAGCTGGGCCTGATGCACCTGCTGGGCAACCTGCTGCCGCCGGAAATTCCCGAAGCCGGCATAGTCCCCGCGCTCGCCGGCATGGCGACCGGGCTGGTCGCGCTGGCCGGCTTTGCCTTGCCACCGCTCGCCGCGCTGGGCCGCGTACCGCCGCTGCGCGTGCTGCGCAGCGACCTGCTGCCGGTGCCGATGCGCACCTGGGCCGCCTATGGCTGTGCGCTGCTCGCCCTCGGCCTGATCATGTGGCGCCTGAGCCTGGACCTGAAACTCACCCTCGCTCTCCTCGGCGGCGGCGCCATCGCCGCGGTGATCCTCGGTTTCATCCTGCTGCTGGCCCTGCGTGGCCTGCGCCGCGCCCTCCAGGGTGCCAGCCTGCCGTGGCGCCTGGGCCTGGGCCAACTGCTGCGCTACCCGCTGGCCGCCGCCGGACAGAGCCTCGCCTTCGGCCTGATCCTGCTGGCCATGGCGCTGATCGCCCTGCTGCGCGGTGAATTGCTGGACACCTGGCATTCCCAGTTGCCGCCCAATGCGCCGAACCACTTCGCGCTGAACATCCTGCCGGCCGAGAAAGACGGTTTCGAGCAACGGGTGAAGGCACTGTCGCCCAACGCCGAAGACCTCTATCCGATGGTGCCTGGCCGGCTGGTGGCGGTGAACGGCAAGCCCGTCCAGACATTGAAGGAAGACGTGCGCAGCGAGCGCGCCCTGCACCGGGACCTCGGCCTGACCTGGTCGGAGCGCCTGCCTGCGGGCAACCAGATAGTCGCCGGTGATTGGTGGCAGGCCGGCGAGAACAGCGAACTGCCGGGCGTCTCGGTGGAAGAGAAGCTCGCCGGCAACCTCGGCCTGAAAGTCGGCGATCACCTGAGCTTCACCGTCGCCGGGCAGACTCGCGAAGCGCAGATCCGCAGCCTGCGCTCGGTGAAATGGGACAACTTCCAGCCCAACTTCTTCATGGTCTTCGAGCCCGGCACCCTGACCGACCTGCCGGTGACCTACCTGACCAGCTTCTACCTGCCGGTGAGCCAGGAGCGCCAACTGATCGAACTCGCCCGCGCCTACCCCACCGTCACCCTGCTGCCAGTGGACGCGCTGCTGGCGCAGTTGCGCAGCATCCTCGACCAGGTGACGCTGGCGGTGGAGTACGTGCTGGTGTTCGTCCTCGCCGCCGGCTTCGTGGTGTTGTTCGCCGGCCTGCAGGCGACCCTCGACGAGCGCCTGCGCCAGGGCGCACTGCTGCGCGCGCTGGGCGCCGAGCGCGGCCTGCTGATGCGCACGCGGCGCAGCGAGTTCGCCCTGCTCGGCGCGGTCAGCGGCCTGCTGGCGGCGCTGGGCTGCGAGCTGATCAGCTACCTGCTCTACCGGCTGGTGTTCGACCTGCCGTGGAGCCCGCATCCCTGGCTGCTGGGGCTGCCGGTGCTGGGTGCGCTGCTGGTGGGCGGCGCCGGCCTGCTCGGCACTCGACGCGCGCTCAACGTGAGCCCATTGCGCCTGCTGCGCGAGAGCTGATCGGGTAGACTGCCCCGATCACTCTCGCCGCACTGGATGCCATGAGCCGCTATCGTCCGCCCCGCCCTGCCGGTACCCCGCTGATCACTCCCGAAGGCGAAGCGCGCCTGCGCGCAGAACTGCATGAACTGTGGAACGTGCGTCGGCCACAGGTGACCCAGTCGGTCAGCGAGGCCGCCGCGCAAGGCGACCGCTCGGAGAACGCCGAGTACACCTACGGCAAGAAGATGCTGCGCGAGATCGACAGCCGCGTGCGCTTCCTGCGCAAGCGCCTGGAGAACTGCAAGGTGGTCAGCGAGCGCCCGGCCGATCCGAACAAGGTCTACTTCGGCGCCTGGGTCACCCTGGAAGACGAGGACGGCGAACAGGCCCGCTACCGTATCGTCGGCCCGGATGAGCTGGACCTGCGCAACAACCACATCAGCATCGACTCGCCACTGGCCCGCGCCCTGGTGGGCAAGGAGCTGGACGCCGAGGTGATGGTGCGCAGCCCGTCCGGCGAGAAGATGTGGTTCGTGGTGGAAATCGACTATCCCTGAGGCTGCGCCAAGGATCGCGGATCAAACTCCCTGCTGGAGCGGGCCGCTTACTAGAAATGCAGAGGCGCGATCGCGCCCATGGGGCGCTCCTGCAGGGGGCTTAAGCGTTCAGAACGACGGCGGACGCCGGGTAATCAGCCCTTGCCGGGCGACACGGGTGAGTTCGTGAACGGCTGACTCCAACTGCTCGGCCACCGGCGACTGGACGACGGCGAAGTCGAAACTGTCGGACGGAAAGCGCGCGAGATCAGCAAAGGTTTCGGCGAACTGGATCAGGAAGGTGCGCGAGCCGTTCCAGCGCTTGGGCCAGCCATCGAGGTAACGGACGAGGGTGGGCTGGTGATTGCCGCCCAGGAGAATCTTCGGATTGCGCCGCACCAGGCCAGTGG
This region includes:
- a CDS encoding ABC transporter permease; this encodes MKPLSLPNLFRLSLRQLWREGRSGELRVLFFALLVAVAASSAIGYFSARLNGAMLVRAAEFLGADLVLTGTQPAQPEQIDRGLKLGLQHAQSVEFSSVVATDNGIQLSSVKAVGDSYPLRGELKSAPAPLQPEVEGGRPAPGDIWVESRLLASLDLKIGDSVDIGRKSLRIARVLTYEPDRAGDFYSLTPRVMMSLHDLDATGVVQPGSRVRYRDLWGGAHDALQTYRQATQSNLAANQELQDAHHGNRQIGDALGRAERYLNLASLAAVLLAGVAVALSANRFATRRFDASALLRCLGLSRREALLLYGSQLFALGLVASVCGAFLGWLAQLGLMHLLGNLLPPEIPEAGIVPALAGMATGLVALAGFALPPLAALGRVPPLRVLRSDLLPVPMRTWAAYGCALLALGLIMWRLSLDLKLTLALLGGGAIAAVILGFILLLALRGLRRALQGASLPWRLGLGQLLRYPLAAAGQSLAFGLILLAMALIALLRGELLDTWHSQLPPNAPNHFALNILPAEKDGFEQRVKALSPNAEDLYPMVPGRLVAVNGKPVQTLKEDVRSERALHRDLGLTWSERLPAGNQIVAGDWWQAGENSELPGVSVEEKLAGNLGLKVGDHLSFTVAGQTREAQIRSLRSVKWDNFQPNFFMVFEPGTLTDLPVTYLTSFYLPVSQERQLIELARAYPTVTLLPVDALLAQLRSILDQVTLAVEYVLVFVLAAGFVVLFAGLQATLDERLRQGALLRALGAERGLLMRTRRSEFALLGAVSGLLAALGCELISYLLYRLVFDLPWSPHPWLLGLPVLGALLVGGAGLLGTRRALNVSPLRLLRES
- the greB gene encoding transcription elongation factor GreB, yielding MSRYRPPRPAGTPLITPEGEARLRAELHELWNVRRPQVTQSVSEAAAQGDRSENAEYTYGKKMLREIDSRVRFLRKRLENCKVVSERPADPNKVYFGAWVTLEDEDGEQARYRIVGPDELDLRNNHISIDSPLARALVGKELDAEVMVRSPSGEKMWFVVEIDYP